The following coding sequences lie in one Oncorhynchus kisutch isolate 150728-3 linkage group LG17, Okis_V2, whole genome shotgun sequence genomic window:
- the gp9 gene encoding platelet glycoprotein IX: MLLGSGIAILLLLATTSAQPSTKPCRCSALQPSGLQVNCSSMSLMEVPPLSPDTTELYLQDNQLSTVPSGHFDRLQDLRRVTLSGNPFHCDCGIQFLRTWLRRNWAVVSGGVPTCASPSGVAHTAITALSDAYFSSCAQQSCAGWVYDTMVGVMLCGLIGLLLWGLRLAKNSTFTLDIDQRHAGLEVDSLRSLKPKHRRLQRTLSEERENSASLTWTNDPERPLINMEILPQILDVLHKKHNIKIKTM, encoded by the coding sequence ATGCTCTTAGGTTCAGGGAtagccatcctcctcctcctggccaCTACCAGTGCACAGCCCAGCACAAAGCCCTGCCGGTGTTCAGCTCTCCAGCCTTCAGGGCTACAGGTTAACTGCAGCTCCATGAGCCTCATGGAagtgccccctctctctccagacacCACAGAGCTCTACCTCCAGGACAACCAGCTGTCCACAGTACCCTCGGGGCACTTTGACAGGCTGCAAGACCTGAGGAGGGTCACCCTATCTGGGAACCCTTTCCACTGTGACTGTGGCATCCAGTTCCTGAGGACCTGGCTGAGGAGGAACTGGGCTGTCGTGTCTGGTGGGGTGCCCACCTGTGCCAGCCCCAGTGGTGTGGCACACACAGCAATCACTGCGCTCAGTGATGCCTACTTCTCTTCCTGTGCCCAGCAAAGCTGTGCAGGGTGGGTGTATGACACCATGGTGGGGGTGATGCTGTGTGGGCTCATCGGCCTGCTGCTGTGGGGTCTGAGGCTGGCCAAGAACTCCACCTTCACTTTGGACATCGATCAGAGACACGCAGGGTTGGAGGTGGACTCTCTGAGGTCGCTGAAGCCCAAACACAGGAGGCTCCAGAGGACTCTGTCTGAGGAGAGGGAGAACTCTGCCTCTCTCACCTGGACAAACGACCCAGAGAGACCGCTGATTAACATGGAGATATTGCCCCAAATACTGGACGTATTGCACAAGAAACACAATATAAAGATAAAGACAATGTAA